DNA from Prunus persica cultivar Lovell chromosome G6, Prunus_persica_NCBIv2, whole genome shotgun sequence:
GCGGTCGATTTCATGACGGTTTGAAAACCTTCTAGACGATGAGAATTCTCGTCgtctatttcaatttttgtagtaatgatatatatatatatatgcatttgaaaactaattaatagagctttttagtgaaatttatATCTCAATTGGTTCAGaattagaaaaattaattgTGATTGCAGCTTGTATTGTTTTTGTCATGAATTACGAATGAaagtactattttttatttttattttcgtgtTTTTTTCATCTGAAACAAATTTCTGAACTTTTACACCACCAACTCTTGAGGTAACAATCAGGTATTGATGATAGTAAAGACTAGAAGTTAACATTCAcctgaaaaatttaagagGACTAGAGAAGTTTATATGGAGCTCTCATATCAAAGAATGAGTAACAAAGTTTGCCTAGAAATTAATAGcccaaaaatttcataaacatCGACTTTATTTCAAGAATAAGATACACACGACAAAAAATTAAGCACTCCCTTGTGCATCTTAAAATATATTCTTCGTCTCTATGGAATTAATAAGGCCAAACATCCCATGTGCGCGATGATGATCCTTAGCAATTCATCTTATTGCCAAACAAGGCATGTTGGCTAGGAAGTTATTTTCATATCAATATGGAGATTTTATGGTGTTTGCCACATCAATGACAAAGCGGTACTTAACATCAGTCTTGGCAACTCGTTCAAGGGCAGTGTTCACATAATCCATTGGAATAACTTCAACATCTGCTGTGATATTGTGCTTTGCTGCAAAGTCTATCATCTCTTGGGTCTCTTTCATTCCCCCAATTGCACTGCCAGCAACAAGCTTCCTCCCTAGTAATTAAATCACataatttagttaattttGGTCTTAGAGATAGAGTTTGTACCCTTATAGtcttcttttacttttcttctaTTAATGGACAATCTGATAAACTCTTGGCATCCCGATTACAGTGCATCTCTTGACATCACATAGATCTTTCTAGTtcgatttttgttttatataatggtttatattttatatcaaTAAACATTCACTGCACTGCAAACTGTATCATAAACATGTCACGTGGCAAAACACTCAGGTTTTGCTCATTAATTTAACTCAAGGTATATCATTGCTACCATTTAAAATACTTGACACATGTTCATACATAATCATTGTTtagtattaaaaaatgtgataaTGATACACCTTAAGTTAAAGCagtgaacaaaaatatttcaGTTTTGAGTTTAACTTGCTAAAACACCCAATCCTAATATTCTTGGCATCCCGATTATTGTGCCCATTCTAATAGCGTACCTcttaattatgaaatttagaaattaggGAGTATCAATAACAAATTAGGAAGTTAATGACatgctttaaaataaattaaatacaaaatatgaCGATAGATCgcatatattgtaatttagttaataataataaggcaTATATATCTTACAAGTTTGGGTTTTAGTTAGATGTTTAAAAATATGCGAGTTTATGTCTAGGATATAAAAGTTGCAGGGTATCTATGTAAAAAGCACACCATAAAAAACAGATGAACAATTTCATTTATGGCGTGCATTCAATGCACGCCACACCATAAATACTGACCTATTACGGCAAGCGCTGAATGCACTGTGTAAATGACGCACCGTAAATACTTAGTTTTCTTGTAGTGTGATGACACATCGTAATTGATGGTTTATTTCAAACaccgaaaaaaaataaatagagaaaTGAGCGTATGTAAGTGAATCGGGAAGGGAAGCTTGAGCAcacaaaaataaccaaaaagcCAATAATTTTATTCAACGAAAGAAGGGTACATATGCTTGAAATAAGAGATGACAATCTAGGCTGGGTAGGGAGGAGATGACGATCCAGGCTAGTGGGGAAGGAGCCCCCCTACCCAGCCAACTTAAGGATATTAGATTAAAATGTTAACTAAATAATATTATGGAATAGGgttgaaagaaaatcaacatAAGCAATGGCAATGATGATGGTCGCCAAATAGTTTGCAAATGCCTCCTTTCTCACAACCTGAAGTGCAAAATGTCCAGCATTTTCCACCGTTTGGGTTGTCATCCGCACCAGGGACACACTTTCCAAGTTCAGGATGATCAGTACAACACTTGGAACCTTCAACAGTTGCTATCTTCcaaactgaaaataaaaaaataaaataaaaacactattaattaattctaaaaaaagattataatCTAATTAGCGTGACatgaaccaaaaataaaaaaaataaaatagtaacATGGACTTGtgcaatatataaaattatattacaaaatatttacgGAAAAAACAAGTGTAAATATGGGTTTATGCACTTgaataaaccctaaattcttAGATTAATAGTAATTAAAATTGATCCAATATGAGTTTTCTATCAACTCATACATTGATATGAcaaccaaaaaggaaaaagaaataataaaaaaccctAATAGCTTGCATGCATGGACATCTGTTTGACCATATATAGGAGATTGTAAATACTTAATTGAAAAGCCTAACTAAtaggaaaagaataaaatatatatgattgaAGATCATTGAAACAAACCATCGGTGGTTGACAAGAGCACCAAAATAAGGACGAAAcaagggattgtaaacttGGCCATCGTTTTTTTCTAGAATTCACTTTACTTGTCCTGTTAAAAAGTTGAGACGATGTGCGATTTATATAGAGAGTCAAAATATATagtcataaatatataattacgttcaaaatatatatggtATTTTTAGGGAATTAATTGACCTTAATTACGTGGTTACAAATggtacaaatatatatagctggtttttattattatttcaaaatcaGTTATCTTTCCTTTCAAGATGCATGCTAGTTATTCCTGGTAGTATGATACTTCCCCTTAGGATAGGatcatttttgttcttgtaaTAACGTTTCCGTTTCTTCtataaaaagtagaaaaacaaaatagtacCAAAATCAAGCAGAAATTATATCTTTTCCAAAGAGGATGATGCTGCCGTCTAGCTTTTTCAAATCCCAAACAACCAACTATAATTTCAACCATTGAACAagcattttcaaatttcaatttgcaATATTGATAAATAGTTGTTTGGgattattgaaaattgaaattttaagaatTTATGTGTTTTGCATCTAAGTGAGGATTGGATTGGCTCTAGTTTGGTTGTATTTATGTGTTCTGTAATTTTCTTGCTCTGTtgcttgttattttttttcttcttcttggaatTTTTGCGAGtatttcaaaatacaaaaagatattttattacttaattatgttgaatttaattttccaaattatttggtttgtttatctATTTAACactgaaattattttatgtatttattatatatatgaattatacagttttgaatttattgTATTATGTAAGTGTTAATGTCTATTTGATTGGGTTTTAATTTCGTGTTAGCTGTGGGTTCTGTTGTATTATATAAGTGTTAATATCCATTGGAATAACTTCAACATCTGCTGTGATATTGTGCTTTGCTGCAAAGTCTATCATCTCTTGGGTCTCTTTCATTCCCCCAATTGCACTGCCAGCAACAAGCTTCCTCCCTAGTAATTAAATCACAGAATTTAGTTTATTTTGGTCTTAGAGATAGAGTTTAGATTacgctgaaaaaaaaaagtactgaGCAAAACTAGGCCGAAAATAAAATGAACTTACCCAAGATTAAAGGGAAAACTGGTAGCTCAGGAGGCTGGATTGGAGCACCAACCAGAATTAGTTTTCCATTGGTCTTCAACAGGCCAACCAAATGCAAGAGAGGGTGAGCGGCTGAAACTGTATCGATGATACCATCCATTGTACCCATGGCAGCCTAATTCCATATAGTGCAATATTGATATGCAAGTACAAAGAATAAAtttagacccaaaaaaagtacaaagaataaatataattttttggaAGAAATTAGTGCATGTAGGCGTTACTCAAAACGAGAATTATTGCTAGCTAATGTACCTGTAATTGCTCTTGGTCGTGACTAATCAGAAATTCATCAAAACCAAGTTGTTCCACAGCTTCCTTCTTCTTATTGGGGGAGGTACTTATCACAGTAACTTTTGCTCCAACAACTTTGGCAAACTTCACGGCCATATGGCCAAGGCCACCAAGCCCCACCACACCCAAATGCTTACCAGGCTCCATCAGTCCAAAGTATCTCATAGGGCTGTAAACTGTAATCCCAGCACACAGCATTGGGGCAGTACCTTGTAGTGGAAGGTTTTTGGGGATTCGAACGACGAAGTGCTCATCGACTACTGTCTTGTCGGAGTATCCACCGAAGGTTCTTGATCCGTCTTCGTGGTGTTTGTTGTAGGTCCACACCATTTTGGGGCAGTAGTTTTCCAGGTCCTGTGTACAGTTGTCGCATGAGCGACATGAACCCACCACGCACCCAACTCCGGCTATGTCTCCTACTTTGAATTTTGTGACATTGCGCCCCACCTTTGTCATTTCTCCTACAATCTCATGTCTGcaaaattttgatgaaaatgcATATTATTTTCCGAGTTATTTTCATGCCTTCTCAATATTTATAGGGTGacatttgagattaaactccATGTACTAAGCTTAGTTGAaccaataaattaaataatgtaccCTGTGAAAGCTTTCTTCATGGAAGCCCTGGATGAACCTGATCAAGCTTCTCATACTAGAagtattgagagagagagagagagagagagagtaagcGAAACAGAATAGAGTTCTCAAACAGATTTTCTCATCTTACTTGTTTACAGAGTTTACAATTAGACTTATATATCTCTTCTAGCTAACTAACTAGTGAATTAAGTTAAGAACATATTAACAACAATAACAACCAGCCAGCTCATTAGCCAGCTCATCCTAACTAACAGACACGTGACCATCCTAACAAAAACGTGCATCATGAGTTACATTCATTCTGGTGGTTTGGGTTGTAGACTAACATCCCCCTTCAAGCTAATGCTTGGGGGACTAAGCATTAGGTTGTTTCGAAGATAAGAAAACTGAGAAGTATGCAGCCCTTTAGTGAATATATCAGCCAGTTGATTACTACTAGGAATATGAGAAACCAGCATATCACCCCTAGTAACACGCTCACGGATAAAGTGGAAGTCGATCTCAATGTGCTTAGTGCgtgcatgaaaaataggattGCTAGCAAGGGCTAAAGCCGAAATATTGTCACACCAAATAACAGGGGGACGATCAAGAAAGATATGAAGATCACATAGAAGTTGGTGAAGCCAGGATAACTCAGCGGAAGTGGTAGCAAGAGCCTTGTATTCTGCTTCAGTCGAGGAACGAGAGACAGTGTTCTGCTTCTTAGCACACCAAGAGATAGGATTATTGCCGAGAAAGACAACATACCCTGTCGTGGACCGACGATCATTGACATCACCTGCCAGTCTGCATTGGAATAAGCTTGCAGATGAACATCACCAGAGGTGAAATGAATGCCGTGAGTCAGAGTACCAGCCAAATAGCGCAGCACACGTTTGACAGCAACAAAATGTGTATCTGTAGGAGTATGCATAAACTGGCAAAGAGTGTTCACGGCAAAAGCAATATCAAGCCTGCTGAAGGTAAGATATTGAAGCCCTCCCACTAGACTTCTATAGAGTGTAGGATCCGAGAGAGGGGTGCCATCAAACTTGAGTAACTTTGCTGTAGGTAAACAGGGTGTAGAACAAGGCTTGCATTGAGTCATACTAGCTTTAAGAAGAAGATCAGTCGCATATTTGGATTGATTAACATGAATGCCTGTGGAAGTATACTGAACTTGGAGTCCCAGAAAATAGGTTAATTGGCCGAGATCCTTCATATCAAATTCACGAATGAGAGCTGTAATGGTCTGCTGAATCAAGACACTATTATTCCCAGTCAAGatgatatcatcaacatataagaGGAGAACCAGAAGATCACTCCCAGACACGCGAACAAACAGAGATGTATCAGCCAAGGATTGAATAAAACCAAGGGTGAGCAAATGAGTAGTGAAATTCTCATTCCAAGCTCGAGGAGCTTGTTTCAACCCATAAAGTGACTTCAATAAGCGGCACACATGATGAGGATGAGCAGAATCTACAAAACCCGGGGGCTGTTGCATATATACTTCCTCATGAAGTACaccatgaagaaaagcattcttcACGTCAAGTTGTTTAATGGACCAGTGATATTGAGCAGCTAAAGGAAGGATCAATCGAACTGTAGAGTGCTTGACAACAGGGCTGAATCTTTCATCATAATCAAGACTAGCTTCTTGATGAAACCCTTTGGCAACCAATCAAGCCTTGTGCTGAGAAATGGAACCATCAGCATTTTTCTTAAGTTTGAACACCTATTTACAACCAACAATGTTCATGAAGGGTTGATAAGGAACAAGAGACCAAGTATGCTGCTTTTCAAGAGCCCGAAACTCATAAACCATAGCATGATTCCATTCTGAAACCTTGGCAGCCTGAGAATAAGTCTGTGGTTCATGGAGAGGAGAAGGACCACTTGTGGACTTGGCAGCCAAGAAACCATGGCGAGACTTGATAATACCAGACTTAGAGCGAGTCTGCATAGGATGTGAGTTAATAGATGGAGCAGGAAGGTCCACAATTAGATCTAGGGAAGGGGACTGATCCAAGGCATGCGCATGAGAAGAAGATAATGTAACTGACTGAGTGGAAGACTCTGTTGGTACCTGATCCTGTAGTGGCAGTAGCTGATCCTGTACAAACTCAGTAGAAGAATCAATAACATCAACAGAAGAGACAACTTCCCTTGCATTAGATACTGGACTTGCTAATTGGGTAGTAGAAGAAGGAGCCTCTGGTAAACCATCAAGTCTAAGAGTGCATGCAGAATGTAGAGAAGATCTAGGAGAAAGGGAAGGGCGCAGTGGTGTGAATTCTAGTGGTTTGGTACTGTCTCGTGAAAAGGAAGAACtcttaaaaggaaaacaagtCTCATCAAAAATAACATGGCGAGAGATGTAAATGCGATCAGTCTTGGGTACTAGACAAAGATAACCTTTATAATCCAAAGTATACCCCAAAAAGACACATTGTTCAGACCTAGGTTGCACTTTAGATTGAGTATAGGGTCGTAATAAAGGGTAGCATGCACATCCAAACACCTTCAAAAGAGTAATATTGGGTTCTTTGTGGAACAGCTTAGAAATAGGAGATTCCATACCTAAGGACTTGCATGGCATCCTATTAATGAGATAGTTAGCTGTGGACAATGCATGAAAAAGATATTTGGAAGGAAGAGCAGCAGTAGTGAGAAGTATAACAGCAGTTTCAACTAAGTGGCGATTTTTCCTTTCAGCCCTTCCATTTTGCTCAGGGGTGTAAGGACAAGACTTATGGTGTAAAATTCCTTTGGAAACAAGATAGGTCTGAAAATCTTTACTAACATATTCACCCCCACCATCAGATTGGAAAGTCTTAATGGAAGTAGCAAACTGATTTGCAATGTAGGcaagaaaatgaacaaaagtAGGGAAACAATCAGATTTCTTCATTAATGGAAATAACCAACAGAAGTTGGTACACTCATCAAGAAAAATTACACAGTACCTATGACCATGCAAAGAGGAATAGGGAGTAGGACCCCAGACATCCGAGTGTATCACTTCAAAAGGGATTTGAGACATAACATGTGAAGATGGAAATGGTTGTTTACACATCTTGCCTTGTAAACAAAAGCTACACATATGTGGCAAACTAGGAGAAATGGGAATATGAGCTTTGGCTAACATAGAACTAGTAATATCATGAGAAGGATGACCTAATCTATAGTGCCACAGAGTATGGCACACTTTGTGACCATGAAAAGCAACCAGGCtaggaaaaagagaaggtgTCCTTGTTGGAAGTGGATAAAGACCATTATGGCACTGTCCTTGATACAGAATTTACCCCTACAGATGTAATGatccaaacctaaaattcatatttaattagtaatttattatgaggaaagacaattttgcctttGGAATAATTATTAACGAAAAGTtaactttttgaccgaaaaggaatttgacaatttcacaTACACCATTgtgtagagcacgacgaaatgagttcatagacacgaagtgagctcgaatcggagttttaacgaagaaaatacgattaaaatattacgaggggcaaaatggtaattagaaaaatcagattaaaaccctcactctctctcttccccctcagttttcctctttctctctctctctctccctctcccgcTGTCCTCCTTCCCGTCACCTTCCAAGAGTCGCCGTCGCCGCAACAGAGCACCACCGGCCATGAGACCGATCTTGTTCGAACTGCCACCGCCTCCTCTTCCCTCTCCGATCACTCTCAGCCCGTGGAACTGCCAGCGCTGGCCGGAAACTGCAGAAAACTGATCGGTTTTGACAGAAACTTCAACCtgttcgttctccttcaattcttctccaaatttgtcgagtaaggtatggatttctacctattttccatgctctagctgatggttgggtaggtttgcattGATTTTGACCGTAACTAGCTCAGTTTTCAATTTGGAATTTGGCTGATTTTCTGCCTCCGTGTTCAGCCACtttcggtcagtttttggggtaaatctaagaacaaaagtggttccaaatatggtgttatacctagggtaggagtttggagccgtggttttgagattttccggcgatgcgtaatcgctttggacacccatcgctgccggcgcgtgtggcagCGCGTGGGCAAGGGTAGTGCAGTGACACTGTGTCCTAATgtgatccttaggttgtcacgagcacgtaggaattcgcggatctcaatttggataccgtttgagcctcgaacggattttccatattgtgcgatttccgggttcaATATAGTTGAGTCGTTGGGTTGTAAtctttttcagatatgttattCTAGATAATTTcagaatcgtgtaggattcaacGGATTGTAAATCGGAGTTTGGGATACTTTGAAATCgccaaccctagggctagggtttagaattatgcgattacacgatcgtgatcaatccgaccgtccgatcgataCCAATACCCTCTGGACATGTGTCCTGGACATATTGGACCTTTTAGCGGCTTCCgaatcatattgtgaggtcatggacccgtggggtcccGGGTTGatctttttgggactttagcgctttttgagtcccaagagaccgctaaactatcccacgtgaaaagaaagcttttatgggcataaggataactttaaatttgacgcacgtacttttaggagtcGGGAGTTAgggttttaatttaatactatattgtattaatagaatattgtggtcattgaatcaagcacccgggcaccagttgactcgcaggagggaccttcaagaggtctagcgagctcggactatcagtgagtggactctttgttttaataaatgaatttaagcagttcagtttcagttataagctgttttattctgttaaatattttatgttgcatgctgccaagtgaaatctcctttaaagaatataggaaaagatattctcgttaattatcagataaatggcagcagaattttaaaggttacaggaaTTCAGTTATCTAGCAGGTTTTCTtaagaaattttatattttcctaaatcaccttgtacccagagattaaatgttgccttcggattatattggttgccttcggtttagtcagcatgcttgataGTTGCCCCAcaagttccttggtactcaaactcgtgtggagcgagtaatgcggataaaggtggactacggtcccctgaatcctgcgagttgcggctcggactgacctcgtgtcacctagacctgcgagtatgtgtcacccatggtgatgcaaggaattgacggatataaaggtacacctaggtgatagttttaaactgttttcaaaatgtataattatatacatgcattgatttcagaaataaagagaataagctagtttgtataactgcttttttacagtggggttagtatgttcatatgctattttctaaactttatttttgggtccactcaccctttttgttgttttgcgcccccaggcagtagacatgcacaggaatccacatTAAcgcctttgtaaattcttagtagttgctctgatgttttgctcTAAACTGAGAATTGAACTATTGACaagtatatatacgtatgcttgcagttggttgtatatatatatatatacttgtttggcaggtgaaaatattttggtattgagccagttacaagggaaactctgccgaatttttggtagaagtcaaccttattattttatcgtgctttgcatagaagggcaaataggtcatttgtgcccgacatccgCCAGGTGTCAGACATGCACAGGgtctggctcggattccaaagcgaaatttggatcgggtcctgtcagcaGATCCTGGATTTGGAACCACAATGCATTATATAAAATCTGGCAATGATTATCAAGACAAAACCGATGAACCGATAACAGATTAGTGGCAAGATTAGGAACATGCAAGACCTCAAGTAGATGAAAGACTTGATGACCAGAGACAAGAGAGGATCTACCAACATTAGCAATCCTAAGTCCAGTACCATTACCTATAGTAACATTATCCATGGAAGTGGAAGGAGTGATGTTGGAGAGCAGCTGAAGATCGGATGTCATATGGTTTGTAGCACCATTGTCTGTCAGCCATATGTTGGGATATGAGAATGAGCCACTAGCAGTTGCAGTAAGAGCTGTAAGTGCTGGAGATGGAGGCGTGCCTTGATATGAGAAATTGGTGCGATGTGGGCAATTAGGAGCTGTGTGACCAAACTGGAGACAGATTTGACATGTTTCAGTAGCTGGAGAAGATGCAGCAGTGGAAACTGGTGGAGCCGTGGGTGAAGGTGACAAAACACCAGGGCTGGAGTTCGGAGAGACAAAATACTGAGGAGAAGAACCGGAGTTGCCCCCTGGATGCCATGGACCAGTATTGTTGAAACCAGCATTGTTATTCCACGAACTAGATCCTTAGTTCCATTGACCATAGGAATTTCCAGACTAACGACCGTGATTCCACTGATTGGTAGAACCATTCCAGTTAAGACCATTATTACCACCATTCCAGTTAGGACCATTATTATTCCAAGTATTACCTCGGCCACCATTATTCCATGATCTGCCCCGAGACTAAGAGCCACGACCACGATAATTCAGGCTTCGATTCCAGTTAGGTTGCCAATTTGGATTAGCACCTCCACGATCAACCAAACCAGAGTGAAAATTATTGCTCATGCCATGATCAACCAAACCAGAGTGAAAATTATCACCATGAGCAACATGTGGTGATGAGGATACGGTGCCCTTCTGAGCAACCATAGCAGTCATGATCGGAGAATTAAAGGACTTAGCAGCAGCATCCAAATCACATTCTTCTTCGATCAGTAAATCACGCAGCTCTGGAAGAGTAACTCAAACTAGTCGAGCACGGATATGAGATTTGAAGGG
Protein-coding regions in this window:
- the LOC18773721 gene encoding probable mannitol dehydrogenase isoform X2, producing the protein MSQKISGAEEQAVKAHGWAARDSSGVLSPFHFTRRVNGDNDISMKILYCGICHSDLHLAKDEVGMTIYPIVPGHEIVGEMTKVGRNVTKFKVGDIAGVGCVVGSCRSCDNCTQDLENYCPKMVWTYNKHHEDGSRTFGGYSDKTVVDEHFVVRIPKNLPLQGTAPMLCAGITVYSPMRYFGLMEPGKHLGVVGLGGLGHMAVKFAKVVGAKVTVISTSPNKKKEAVEQLGFDEFLISHDQEQLQAAMGTMDGIIDTVSAAHPLLHLVGLLKTNGKLILVGAPIQPPELPVFPLILGKKLVAGSAIGGMKETQEMIDFAAKHNITADVEVIPMDYVNTALERVAKTDVKYRFVIDVANTIKSPY
- the LOC18773721 gene encoding probable mannitol dehydrogenase isoform X1, with translation MSQKISGAEEQAVKAHGWAARDSSGVLSPFHFTRRVNGDNDISMKILYCGICHSDLHLAKDEVGMTIYPIVPGHEIVGEMTKVGRNVTKFKVGDIAGVGCVVGSCRSCDNCTQDLENYCPKMVWTYNKHHEDGSRTFGGYSDKTVVDEHFVVRIPKNLPLQGTAPMLCAGITVYSPMRYFGLMEPGKHLGVVGLGGLGHMAVKFAKVVGAKVTVISTSPNKKKEAVEQLGFDEFLISHDQEQLQAAMGTMDGIIDTVSAAHPLLHLVGLLKTNGKLILVGAPIQPPELPVFPLILGRKLVAGSAIGGMKETQEMIDFAAKHNITADVEVIPMDYVNTALERVAKTDVKYRFVIDVANTIKSPY